In Salvelinus sp. IW2-2015 linkage group LG23, ASM291031v2, whole genome shotgun sequence, a genomic segment contains:
- the LOC111951126 gene encoding gamma-aminobutyric acid receptor subunit rho-3-like isoform X1 codes for MNLVLLAFRLMCLAWLWPVTLLNGSHQPNKRRHKDVYLGENSKNQHGGRIDFKMKKSDSTKSLLIKSEQLLRIEDHDFAMRPGFGGAAIPVGIDVQVESIDSISEVNMDFTMTLYLRHYWQDDRLAFPSSSKKSRTFDARLVKKIWVPDVFFVHSKRSFIHDTTMENIMLRVYPDGNILYSVRITVTALCAMDFSSFPLDTQKCSLELESYAYNENDLMLYWKNGNDSLRTDEIVLSQFFIEEFHPSYGLAFYSSTGWYNRLYINFILRRHIFFFMLQTYFPTMLMVMLSWVSFWIDRRAVPARVSLGITTVLTMSTIITGVSASMPQVSYVKAVDIYLWASFLFVFLSVIEYAAVNYFTTVEEMKKLKGGKIPADFNATQTMAFDGCYHDNDIDLTPFPELLSTPNTERSRTATSRNSAAEPPPTEGTRLRRKKSIKHNLSFIMSNSYMIDSYSRVVFPMTYLMFNIIYWSLYS; via the exons ATGAACCTGGTGCTCCTGGCCTTCAGGCTGATGTGCCTGGCCTGGCTGTGGCCTGTCACRCTRCTCAACGGCAGCCACCAACCCAACAAGAGGAGGCACAAGGACGTGTACCTTGGGGAGAACAGCAAGAACCAACATGGAGG ACGAATAGACTTTAAGATGAAAAAGTCTGACAGCACCAAGTCCCTGCTAATTAAATCTGAACAGCTGCTCCGTATCGAGGACCATGACTTTGCAATGCGGCCTGGCTTTGGAG GGGCAGCTATTCCTGTGGGCATAGACGTGCAGGTGGAAAGCATTGACAGTATATCTGAAGTCAACATG GACTTCACCATGACTCTGTACCTGAGACACTACTGGCAGGACGATCGGCTGGCCTTTCCTTCCAGCAGCAAAAAGAGCCGGACATTTGACGCTCGGCTGGTGAAGAAGATCTGGGTGCCGGATGTGTTCTTTGTCCACTCCAAACGCTCCTTCATCCATGACACGACCATGGAGAACATCATGTTGAGGGTGTACCCTGACGGCAACATTCTCTACAGTGTCAG GATCACTGTGACTGCTCTTTGCGCCATGGACTTCAGTAGCTTTCCTTTGGACACACAGAAATGCTCTCTGGAACTGGAGAGCT ACGCGTACAACGAGAACGACCTCATGCTCTACTGGAAGAACGGGAACGATTCATTAAGGACTGACGAGATCGTKCTCTCGCAGTTTTTTATTGAAGAATTCCACCCTTCCTACGGGCTTGCCTTCTACAGCAGCACgg gttggtATAACAGGCTCTACATAAACTTCATCCTCAGGAGGCACATCTTCTTCTTCATGCTGCAGACCTATTTTCCCACCATGCTGATGGTGATGCTCTCCTGGGTGTCCTTCTGGATTGACAGGAGGGCTGTGCCTGCCAGAGTGTCACTGG GTATCACAACAGTTCTGACCATGTCCACCATCATCACAGGCGTGTCAGCCTCCATGCCTCAGGTGTCTTATGTAAAAGCTGTGGACATCTACCTGTGGGCCAGCTTTCTGTTCGTCTTCCTGTCCGTCATTGAGTACGCCGCTGTCAACTACTTCACCACGGTGGAGGAGATGAAGAAGCTCAAGGGGGGAAAG aTCCCTGCAGATTTCAATGCCACTCAAACTATGGCTTTTGACGGATGTTACCATGACAATGACATTGACCTGACACCCTTCCCAGAGCTCCTCAGCACCCCCAACACAGAGCGGAGTCGGACRGCCACGTCCAGGAACTCTGCTGCAGAGCCCCCACCCACAGAGGGCACCAGGCTACGACGCAAAAAATCCATCAAACACAACCTCAGCTTCATCATGAGTAACAGCTACATGATTGACTCCTACTCCAGAGTCGTCTTCCCCATGACTTACCTGATGTTCAACATCATCTACTGGAGCCTGTACTCATGA
- the LOC111951126 gene encoding gamma-aminobutyric acid receptor subunit rho-3-like isoform X2, whose protein sequence is MKKSDSTKSLLIKSEQLLRIEDHDFAMRPGFGGAAIPVGIDVQVESIDSISEVNMDFTMTLYLRHYWQDDRLAFPSSSKKSRTFDARLVKKIWVPDVFFVHSKRSFIHDTTMENIMLRVYPDGNILYSVRITVTALCAMDFSSFPLDTQKCSLELESYAYNENDLMLYWKNGNDSLRTDEIVLSQFFIEEFHPSYGLAFYSSTGWYNRLYINFILRRHIFFFMLQTYFPTMLMVMLSWVSFWIDRRAVPARVSLGITTVLTMSTIITGVSASMPQVSYVKAVDIYLWASFLFVFLSVIEYAAVNYFTTVEEMKKLKGGKIPADFNATQTMAFDGCYHDNDIDLTPFPELLSTPNTERSRTATSRNSAAEPPPTEGTRLRRKKSIKHNLSFIMSNSYMIDSYSRVVFPMTYLMFNIIYWSLYS, encoded by the exons ATGAAAAAGTCTGACAGCACCAAGTCCCTGCTAATTAAATCTGAACAGCTGCTCCGTATCGAGGACCATGACTTTGCAATGCGGCCTGGCTTTGGAG GGGCAGCTATTCCTGTGGGCATAGACGTGCAGGTGGAAAGCATTGACAGTATATCTGAAGTCAACATG GACTTCACCATGACTCTGTACCTGAGACACTACTGGCAGGACGATCGGCTGGCCTTTCCTTCCAGCAGCAAAAAGAGCCGGACATTTGACGCTCGGCTGGTGAAGAAGATCTGGGTGCCGGATGTGTTCTTTGTCCACTCCAAACGCTCCTTCATCCATGACACGACCATGGAGAACATCATGTTGAGGGTGTACCCTGACGGCAACATTCTCTACAGTGTCAG GATCACTGTGACTGCTCTTTGCGCCATGGACTTCAGTAGCTTTCCTTTGGACACACAGAAATGCTCTCTGGAACTGGAGAGCT ACGCGTACAACGAGAACGACCTCATGCTCTACTGGAAGAACGGGAACGATTCATTAAGGACTGACGAGATCGTKCTCTCGCAGTTTTTTATTGAAGAATTCCACCCTTCCTACGGGCTTGCCTTCTACAGCAGCACgg gttggtATAACAGGCTCTACATAAACTTCATCCTCAGGAGGCACATCTTCTTCTTCATGCTGCAGACCTATTTTCCCACCATGCTGATGGTGATGCTCTCCTGGGTGTCCTTCTGGATTGACAGGAGGGCTGTGCCTGCCAGAGTGTCACTGG GTATCACAACAGTTCTGACCATGTCCACCATCATCACAGGCGTGTCAGCCTCCATGCCTCAGGTGTCTTATGTAAAAGCTGTGGACATCTACCTGTGGGCCAGCTTTCTGTTCGTCTTCCTGTCCGTCATTGAGTACGCCGCTGTCAACTACTTCACCACGGTGGAGGAGATGAAGAAGCTCAAGGGGGGAAAG aTCCCTGCAGATTTCAATGCCACTCAAACTATGGCTTTTGACGGATGTTACCATGACAATGACATTGACCTGACACCCTTCCCAGAGCTCCTCAGCACCCCCAACACAGAGCGGAGTCGGACRGCCACGTCCAGGAACTCTGCTGCAGAGCCCCCACCCACAGAGGGCACCAGGCTACGACGCAAAAAATCCATCAAACACAACCTCAGCTTCATCATGAGTAACAGCTACATGATTGACTCCTACTCCAGAGTCGTCTTCCCCATGACTTACCTGATGTTCAACATCATCTACTGGAGCCTGTACTCATGA